In Collimonas arenae, a single genomic region encodes these proteins:
- a CDS encoding DUF2844 domain-containing protein: MRFSVPVVCALLFAQSVPALAALGAAVGPASASGTVQQADSARAKASARVSSYNGYTVSETVKPSGTTVREYISPANIVFAVSWQGPDMPNLQELLGTYADQYVSAASAPHAGRRAVAIQSDQLVLHSGGHMRSFAGSAYVPSLLPQGVTPSDIR; encoded by the coding sequence ATGAGATTTTCCGTTCCTGTCGTATGCGCGTTGCTGTTTGCGCAATCCGTGCCGGCGTTGGCGGCACTCGGCGCTGCCGTTGGCCCCGCTTCGGCTAGCGGTACGGTACAACAAGCCGACAGTGCGCGCGCCAAGGCTAGCGCCCGTGTCTCCAGCTATAACGGTTATACCGTCAGTGAAACGGTGAAACCTTCCGGCACCACGGTGCGGGAATACATTTCACCTGCCAACATCGTCTTTGCGGTGAGCTGGCAAGGTCCTGACATGCCAAATCTGCAGGAATTGCTAGGCACCTATGCCGACCAATATGTCAGCGCCGCCAGCGCCCCCCATGCGGGCCGGCGTGCGGTGGCGATTCAGTCCGATCAGCTAGTATTGCATTCAGGCGGTCATATGCGCTCCTTTGCAGGCAGTGCTTATGTGCCATCCTTGCTGCCGCAAGGCGTGACCCCTAGCGATATTCGCTGA
- a CDS encoding sensor domain-containing diguanylate cyclase has translation MTLPIAIAPRQPGSRKQLPITFLATLFVALVCVSLMTVEAWRSWNARDVELQETEIATTNLARALSEHADDTIKQADTVLVGVVERLELDGNSAPSLERLHKLLMQHIAELPQLNDLSIYDETGLWLVNARNGPIPVVNNSDRQYFIYHRSHLERGAYIGPPVRSRSTGNWIVTVSRRYNHADGSFAGVALATINIGYFKNFYDSFDIGHAGSIFLSLNDGTMLVRSPMLDNVIGKNLSNYPIYRDYASKNAVGTAIMRSGQDGMERLIAYRHLDRYPLFITVARSKDEVLADWRADTYLHVLGALLLTLALGLLGWRLIHQIQLRLAAEAGLLQVQESLRTLNQHLEQLALQDSLTGLANRRHFDSTLRDEFSRAMRNANSLALVMIDVDYFKQYNDIYGHLAGDECLRQISEIVKSSKNRPGDLAARYGGEELAVLLPDTDLAGAMAVAEKIRLAIYNLHMEHAFGPVGVITISAGVDAFVPVRDDNIPFELIQAADKAMYAAKAAGRNCVRSSDDLH, from the coding sequence ATGACCCTGCCCATCGCGATAGCGCCACGCCAACCAGGCTCCCGCAAACAACTGCCCATCACTTTTCTGGCGACACTTTTCGTGGCGCTGGTATGCGTATCGTTGATGACGGTAGAGGCCTGGCGTAGCTGGAATGCGCGCGACGTCGAATTGCAGGAAACTGAAATTGCCACCACCAACCTGGCGCGCGCACTGTCGGAGCACGCCGACGACACCATCAAGCAAGCCGATACGGTATTGGTAGGCGTGGTTGAACGCCTGGAATTGGATGGCAACAGCGCGCCATCGCTGGAACGCTTGCACAAACTACTGATGCAACACATTGCCGAATTACCGCAATTGAATGATCTGTCAATTTATGATGAAACCGGCCTTTGGCTAGTCAACGCCCGCAACGGTCCGATTCCCGTCGTCAACAATTCTGACCGCCAGTACTTTATCTATCATCGCAGCCATCTGGAACGCGGCGCCTACATCGGGCCGCCGGTACGCAGCCGCTCCACGGGTAACTGGATCGTGACTGTCTCGCGTCGCTATAATCATGCCGACGGCAGTTTCGCCGGCGTCGCCCTAGCCACCATCAACATCGGTTATTTCAAGAATTTCTACGACAGCTTCGACATCGGCCACGCCGGCTCGATTTTTCTCAGCCTGAATGACGGCACGATGCTGGTAAGGAGCCCGATGCTGGACAATGTCATCGGCAAAAATCTGTCCAACTATCCGATCTATCGCGACTATGCTTCCAAGAATGCGGTCGGCACCGCCATAATGCGCTCGGGCCAGGACGGCATGGAGCGGCTGATCGCCTATCGTCACCTGGACCGATATCCACTGTTTATCACCGTCGCCCGCTCCAAGGACGAGGTACTGGCTGACTGGCGCGCCGACACCTATCTGCATGTACTGGGGGCCTTGCTGCTGACGCTGGCGCTAGGCCTGCTCGGCTGGCGCCTGATCCACCAGATCCAGCTACGCCTGGCGGCTGAAGCCGGCCTGCTGCAAGTGCAGGAGTCATTGCGCACCCTTAACCAGCATCTGGAACAGCTAGCACTGCAGGACAGCCTGACCGGCCTCGCCAACCGCCGTCATTTCGACAGCACGCTACGCGACGAATTCAGCCGCGCCATGCGCAATGCAAATTCGTTGGCACTGGTGATGATCGATGTGGATTACTTCAAACAATACAATGATATATACGGACACCTGGCCGGCGATGAGTGCTTGCGGCAAATCAGTGAAATCGTGAAGAGCAGTAAAAACCGCCCTGGCGACCTGGCTGCACGTTACGGCGGCGAAGAATTGGCGGTATTGCTGCCGGATACCGACCTGGCCGGAGCGATGGCTGTAGCGGAAAAAATCCGCCTTGCGATTTACAACTTGCATATGGAACACGCGTTTGGCCCGGTCGGCGTGATTACCATCAGCGCAGGCGTTGATGCTTTCGTCCCGGTGCGAGATGACAACATTCCTTTTGAATTGATTCAAGCGGCAGATAAAGCGATGTATGCGGCTAAGGCAGCGGGTCGTAATTGCGTGCGCTCCAGTGATGATTTGCATTGA
- a CDS encoding IS3 family transposase (programmed frameshift), giving the protein MESMVKRTQRDYGLAFKLAVVEQVEKGELSYIEAQRRYGIQGRSTVLVWLRKYGHQDWSGQSSRKTVEFAMGNEVKKVLTPEQRIKELEAQLKAANEKAQLFEAMIDVLKKDYGVRIKKAFGQVLSQRLVEGLSVSKACEYVGISRQAYYKRHQSQQQKDEREGKIITLVKQVRLRQPRLGTRKLQHILSPPLGEIGVKLGRDGLFNVLRRARLLVVPRRAYHKTTNSHHRFRRHPNLLKDGPSKIVPTQAEQVWVADITYLPTAQRFAYLSLITDAYSRKIVGYHVHDSLQTEQVSQALKMALRERQSRQQLAHHSDRGMQYCSTYYQKIHARHGITCSMTDGYDCYQNALAERVNGILKGEFLLQRPANLQQAALMVKQSVRIYNAERPHLSLQYKTPDEIHRASLATI; this is encoded by the exons ATGGAATCAATGGTTAAGCGGACGCAGCGCGATTATGGATTGGCCTTTAAATTGGCAGTGGTAGAACAGGTAGAAAAAGGCGAACTGAGCTATATAGAGGCGCAGCGCCGATATGGCATACAAGGTAGATCGACGGTACTGGTATGGTTGCGGAAATACGGTCATCAGGATTGGAGTGGCCAATCGAGCCGTAAGACTGTGGAGTTCGCAATGGGAAACGAGGTAAAGAAAGTGCTCACGCCGGAACAGCGCATCAAGGAATTGGAGGCACAACTCAAGGCTGCCAATGAGAAAGCGCAGCTGTTTGAGGCCATGATCGATGTTCTGAAGAAGGATTACGGAGTACGCATC AAAAAAGCCTTTGGGCAGGTCCTCTCACAAAGGCTCGTCGAAGGATTGAGCGTGAGCAAGGCCTGCGAATATGTTGGCATCAGTCGCCAAGCATATTACAAACGCCATCAAAGCCAGCAACAAAAAGATGAGCGAGAAGGCAAGATCATTACGTTGGTGAAGCAGGTTCGCTTACGTCAGCCTCGCCTTGGCACCCGCAAACTTCAACACATCTTGAGTCCGCCGCTGGGCGAGATTGGCGTCAAGCTAGGGCGAGACGGCTTGTTCAATGTGCTACGTAGAGCACGCCTGCTGGTCGTCCCCCGCCGGGCATATCACAAGACAACCAATAGCCACCATCGTTTCCGCAGGCATCCGAATTTGCTCAAGGATGGACCGTCGAAAATCGTACCGACTCAGGCTGAGCAGGTCTGGGTGGCCGATATTACCTATCTGCCGACGGCCCAGCGGTTTGCTTATTTGAGTTTGATCACCGACGCCTACTCTAGAAAGATTGTCGGCTACCATGTCCATGATAGCTTGCAGACCGAGCAAGTAAGCCAAGCACTGAAGATGGCACTAAGAGAACGTCAATCTCGGCAGCAATTGGCCCATCATTCCGATCGGGGAATGCAATACTGTTCGACCTATTATCAAAAAATTCATGCACGTCACGGTATCACCTGCTCCATGACCGATGGTTATGATTGTTATCAGAACGCTTTGGCAGAACGCGTTAATGGCATCTTGAAGGGAGAGTTTCTCTTGCAACGACCTGCCAATCTTCAACAGGCAGCCTTAATGGTAAAACAATCCGTGCGCATTTATAACGCTGAAAGGCCGCATCTGTCTTTACAATACAAAACGCCCGATGAAATTCATCGGGCGTCTCTGGCTACTATCTGA
- a CDS encoding DUF3443 domain-containing protein — MRSLTYLLCVLSSSILLACGGGGGDGGTPTPTPTPTPQPTQNVQAILIDSGPATASGQSGNAVNSPYVSVTICSPGSTSQCQTIDHILVDTGSSGLRIISSALSSSMTLPAQNAPSGNPLAECARFADGYSWGSVKQADLRIAGEVASNISVHIIGDSAFPSVPSGCSGSLVAENTVASFHANGLIGMSTFIQDCGSACAGQALEGWYYSCPGGTNCTATTLPVATQVANPVAAFPQDNNGTIIQLPSIGANGAAGVTGSLIFGIGTQANNKLGSANVYTLNSAGNLSVLYQGQVMQAFFDSGSNGLFFADSTIPACSNSSGFYCPLSTVTRNVTNTGLNGVSNIVSISIANANTLFQSNPNNTAFNNLGGGAAVASYFDWGLPFFFGRSVYTALEGTTVAGTAGPYVAY; from the coding sequence ATGCGCTCTTTGACCTACCTGCTTTGCGTGCTAAGTAGTTCAATCTTGCTGGCCTGTGGTGGTGGCGGCGGTGATGGCGGTACGCCAACGCCGACACCGACTCCGACTCCGCAGCCGACCCAAAATGTACAGGCTATATTGATCGACAGTGGTCCAGCCACTGCATCAGGGCAGTCGGGCAATGCCGTCAATTCACCCTACGTATCTGTGACCATTTGTTCACCCGGCAGCACCTCGCAGTGCCAGACCATCGACCATATCCTGGTCGATACCGGCTCTAGCGGCTTGCGCATCATCTCCTCGGCTTTGTCCAGCAGCATGACGCTGCCGGCCCAAAATGCGCCCAGCGGTAATCCGCTGGCTGAATGCGCGCGTTTTGCCGATGGCTACAGCTGGGGCTCCGTCAAGCAGGCGGATCTCCGTATTGCAGGCGAGGTTGCCAGCAATATTTCAGTACATATCATTGGCGATAGTGCTTTTCCATCAGTGCCGAGCGGCTGCTCCGGCAGTCTGGTGGCGGAAAATACGGTAGCCTCCTTCCATGCCAATGGCTTGATCGGCATGAGTACATTTATTCAGGATTGCGGCAGTGCTTGTGCCGGTCAGGCGCTTGAGGGATGGTATTACTCATGCCCGGGCGGCACGAATTGCACTGCGACCACGTTGCCGGTGGCGACGCAGGTGGCAAATCCGGTAGCCGCCTTCCCGCAGGATAACAACGGCACGATCATCCAGCTGCCGTCGATTGGCGCCAATGGCGCGGCGGGCGTCACCGGATCGCTGATTTTTGGTATCGGTACACAGGCCAATAATAAACTTGGCAGCGCTAACGTCTATACGCTCAATAGTGCGGGCAACCTGAGTGTGTTGTATCAGGGACAAGTCATGCAGGCTTTCTTTGATAGTGGCTCGAATGGTCTGTTCTTTGCAGATTCGACCATTCCGGCTTGCAGTAACAGCTCCGGTTTTTATTGTCCATTGTCTACGGTGACCCGAAATGTGACGAACACCGGTCTGAACGGAGTCAGTAACATTGTCAGCATCAGTATTGCGAATGCCAACACGCTGTTCCAATCGAATCCGAACAACACCGCGTTCAATAACCTGGGCGGCGGGGCGGCTGTTGCTTCTTACTTTGACTGGGGGCTGCCGTTCTTCTTTGGCCGGTCGGTGTACACCGCACTTGAGGGAACTACCGTAGCCGGTACTGCCGGACCTTATGTTGCATACTAA
- a CDS encoding TAXI family TRAP transporter solute-binding subunit — MANPLKPSDLKQSAKNIKTRFVAISWRDLAISFGPIALLVIIAIWLAIKFIHPAPPSTLTIATGAENSSFWKTAEKYKVILARNGIKLKIVSSEGSLDNLKKLSDPHSGVDVGFVQGGVVGDLPIDGLVSLGSISYVPVSVFYRNTDSRDRLNRLSELRGKRIAIGVPGSGSRVLALTLLKANGIELGGSTELLDMGGDEAAQALADGKIDAAFLMGDSASPPTMVKLLHTPGINLLDFSQADAYARRFSYLNELRIPRGLFDFGKNIPSRDIHLIAPTAELIARDDLHPALSDMLIDAAKEVHSGANVLQHAGEFPAPLAHEFPISEDATRYYKSGKSFFYRSGLPFWLASLVDRTLVVLLPIILLLIPGFKLVPLLYGWRIKSRIYRWYGALIALERAIATDTEEEHEALLKRLDRIEEGVNRMKMPLAFADQFYVLREHIGFVRSRLLGKI, encoded by the coding sequence ATGGCTAATCCTCTCAAACCGTCCGACCTGAAACAATCCGCAAAAAATATCAAGACGCGCTTCGTTGCGATTTCCTGGCGCGACCTGGCCATCAGCTTTGGTCCGATTGCCTTGCTGGTTATTATTGCTATCTGGCTGGCGATCAAATTTATCCATCCCGCTCCGCCGAGTACCCTGACGATTGCCACGGGCGCTGAGAACAGCAGTTTCTGGAAAACCGCCGAGAAATACAAGGTGATCCTGGCGCGTAACGGTATCAAGCTGAAAATCGTCAGTTCGGAAGGTTCGCTGGATAATCTGAAAAAGCTGAGCGATCCTCATTCCGGCGTCGATGTCGGCTTTGTCCAGGGCGGCGTAGTGGGCGATCTACCGATCGACGGACTGGTATCCCTGGGTAGCATTTCCTATGTGCCGGTGTCGGTGTTTTATCGCAACACTGACAGCCGCGACAGATTGAATCGTTTGTCAGAGCTGCGTGGCAAGCGGATTGCGATCGGCGTTCCCGGCAGCGGCTCACGGGTACTGGCGCTGACGCTGCTGAAAGCCAACGGGATCGAACTCGGCGGCAGCACTGAGTTGCTGGACATGGGGGGCGACGAAGCGGCGCAGGCGCTGGCCGACGGCAAGATCGATGCTGCCTTCCTGATGGGCGATTCGGCTTCGCCGCCGACCATGGTCAAGCTGTTGCACACGCCAGGCATCAATCTTCTCGATTTTTCCCAGGCTGATGCCTATGCGCGCCGCTTCAGCTATTTGAACGAGCTGAGGATTCCGAGGGGGCTGTTCGATTTTGGTAAAAATATCCCGAGCCGCGACATTCATCTGATTGCTCCTACCGCTGAGCTGATTGCGCGCGACGACCTGCATCCGGCCTTGTCCGACATGCTGATCGACGCTGCCAAGGAAGTGCACAGCGGCGCCAACGTGCTGCAGCACGCCGGTGAGTTCCCGGCGCCGCTGGCCCATGAATTTCCCATCAGCGAAGATGCCACGCGCTACTACAAGTCAGGAAAGAGCTTCTTCTATCGCTCCGGCTTGCCGTTCTGGCTTGCCAGCCTGGTAGATCGTACCCTGGTGGTGCTGCTGCCGATCATCCTGCTGCTGATCCCTGGTTTCAAGCTCGTGCCGCTGCTGTACGGCTGGCGCATCAAGTCGCGCATCTATCGCTGGTACGGTGCCTTGATTGCACTGGAGCGGGCAATCGCCACCGATACAGAGGAGGAGCATGAAGCATTGCTGAAGCGGCTGGATCGTATCGAAGAAGGGGTTAACCGGATGAAAATGCCGCTGGCGTTTGCCGATCAGTTTTATGTTCTGCGTGAACATATCGGTTTCGTCCGTTCCCGTCTGCTCGGTAAAATTTGA
- a CDS encoding GlxA family transcriptional regulator: protein MDIECTKTLEAIDNNSSTRHIGIIVFEGVVLADVVGAADVFGVGDKLISTVFPGTTRYAVSILSISGGMIMSSASVQIMTSPLASFGRNHFDTLLIASGTGNFDAYRDPVLIAWLQQMRNSVRRIAAICTGVFVIGAAGFLNNRRATTHWALLDKLAREFPLIKIDREAQISEDDGIFTSCDVGMATDLALRLLESDLGPAVARRVAQSLVVCQRRRDTPPANQPSPASTPVKTSKIQRASLWFVEHLADSISVVDAANFVSMSERNFVRQFKRETGQTPHDFLLNLRLEAVRRQLTETDLPVDKIARRCGLFSGEHVAKLFRKHMWTSPTEYRKGIRPN from the coding sequence ATGGATATCGAGTGCACAAAGACACTTGAAGCGATAGACAATAACAGCTCCACCAGGCACATCGGGATTATCGTTTTTGAAGGGGTGGTACTGGCTGACGTAGTCGGCGCTGCGGATGTTTTCGGAGTCGGAGACAAACTGATTTCGACGGTATTTCCCGGCACCACGCGTTACGCGGTATCGATCCTCTCCATCTCGGGCGGCATGATCATGTCATCTGCATCGGTGCAGATCATGACTTCTCCGTTAGCGTCTTTCGGCAGGAATCATTTTGATACTTTGCTGATTGCCAGCGGCACCGGCAACTTCGACGCCTACCGGGATCCGGTCCTGATCGCCTGGCTACAGCAAATGCGCAACAGCGTGCGCCGTATCGCGGCGATCTGCACCGGCGTCTTTGTGATTGGCGCCGCCGGCTTTCTCAACAATCGCCGCGCGACGACGCACTGGGCGTTGCTCGACAAGCTGGCGCGCGAATTTCCCTTGATTAAAATCGACCGCGAAGCGCAAATCAGCGAAGACGACGGCATCTTCACTTCCTGCGATGTCGGCATGGCCACTGACCTGGCGTTACGTTTGCTGGAAAGCGACCTAGGCCCGGCAGTTGCACGACGTGTAGCACAGAGCCTGGTGGTCTGCCAGCGCCGCCGCGATACCCCACCCGCCAACCAGCCATCTCCAGCCAGTACTCCGGTCAAGACCAGCAAGATCCAGCGTGCGTCGCTTTGGTTTGTCGAACATCTGGCAGATTCTATCAGCGTGGTCGACGCAGCCAATTTCGTTTCCATGAGCGAGCGTAATTTTGTACGACAATTCAAACGCGAGACCGGGCAGACGCCGCATGATTTCCTGCTCAACCTGCGGCTCGAAGCGGTGCGCCGGCAATTGACGGAGACCGACCTGCCGGTTGACAAGATCGCCAGGCGCTGCGGCCTGTTCAGCGGCGAACATGTCGCCAAATTGTTCCGCAAGCATATGTGGACCTCTCCCACCGAATATCGCAAAGGCATACGGCCAAATTGA
- a CDS encoding peptidoglycan DD-metalloendopeptidase family protein yields the protein MVQNKGAYSSQYPHRIKNSGLSRVLARISSLALPLLFLLALGACSTPSGPGASTQPSGPGYYTVQKGDTLSSIARKFRRSNSQIIAWNKLSDPNDIKVDQSLRIAPEGARTAGSNPASDNAAASRNTRTAEDDRADAAAAAADRKDPVDWTWPASGKASSGVGQGKKGIDILGQLGQPVMAAAAGKVMYSGSGIRGYGNLVIVKHNSNLLSVYAHNKTIVVKEGQMVAKGQKIAEMGKSDSNTVKLYFEIRRQGKAVDPSRYLPSR from the coding sequence TTGGTCCAGAACAAAGGGGCATACAGCTCGCAGTATCCACATAGAATCAAGAATTCCGGCCTCTCCCGCGTACTTGCGCGGATAAGCTCTCTTGCACTCCCTCTGTTATTCCTGCTTGCCCTCGGCGCTTGCAGTACGCCGTCTGGTCCGGGCGCCAGTACGCAGCCCAGCGGACCTGGCTACTACACGGTACAAAAGGGCGACACCCTTTCCAGCATCGCGCGCAAATTCAGGCGCAGCAATAGTCAGATCATCGCCTGGAACAAACTCTCGGATCCGAATGACATCAAGGTGGATCAGTCGCTGCGGATAGCGCCGGAAGGCGCACGCACCGCCGGCAGCAACCCGGCCAGCGATAATGCCGCGGCAAGCCGAAACACGCGTACAGCCGAAGATGACCGTGCGGATGCCGCAGCAGCAGCTGCCGACCGCAAGGATCCGGTCGACTGGACCTGGCCGGCCAGCGGCAAAGCCAGTAGCGGTGTTGGCCAAGGGAAAAAAGGCATCGATATCTTGGGCCAGCTTGGGCAACCTGTGATGGCGGCGGCGGCCGGCAAAGTCATGTATTCCGGTAGCGGCATACGCGGCTATGGCAACCTGGTGATCGTCAAACATAACAGCAATCTGCTGTCTGTCTACGCGCACAACAAGACTATCGTTGTCAAAGAAGGCCAGATGGTCGCCAAGGGCCAGAAAATCGCTGAAATGGGGAAATCCGACAGTAATACGGTCAAGTTGTATTTTGAAATCCGTCGCCAGGGAAAGGCAGTTGATCCTTCTCGTTATCTGCCCAGCCGATAG
- a CDS encoding DUF3820 family protein: MNPEHLQLLVTRQMPFGKYKGRLIADLPGDYLAWFSREGFPPGELGGLLALMYELDHNALSHLLAPLRPCSSADQRKLNKTDSHPPSTIE, encoded by the coding sequence ATGAATCCCGAACACCTGCAATTATTAGTCACTCGCCAGATGCCATTTGGGAAATACAAAGGCCGCCTGATCGCCGATTTGCCGGGTGATTACCTGGCCTGGTTTTCGCGCGAAGGATTTCCGCCAGGAGAGTTGGGCGGTTTGCTAGCGCTGATGTACGAGCTGGATCACAATGCCTTGTCGCATCTGCTTGCGCCCCTGCGCCCTTGCTCCAGCGCTGACCAAAGAAAATTGAATAAAACCGATTCCCACCCGCCTTCAACGATAGAATAA
- a CDS encoding collagen-like triple helix repeat-containing protein: protein MNTSQKTGLVAASLLLTSLLAGCAGGGDLGKTLGSGSGATQGAGGIGGGAGVGTGGGTGSDGGGSGGGTGGSGSGDGSGGGGGGTGGGGTGGGGTGGGGTGGGGTGGGGTGGGGTGGGGTGGGSASADFLSKVGTTVSGTGAAVDAIGNTVINNVPLLSTQSKGGLASVVDSGSGIVSTLGAGITNGLGQIGTNPNSLGTTVGSAGGVVTQAGNAVQGVGQVVAGLGTGPLAPLGAVTTPVGNLVTQVGATVSGLGAPVTALLTTGPVQQVTQTVSQAIVPLTSTVTTLTQTVGNATGLNQPVNSLLVALGGTATTLGNTVTGAKVPGVSSLGGVASDAGGTVAGLGTNALVGTGQPLLGNKTGGLLQPLNNVLSGVVGGIGGAAGGSGGPLAPVTGLLSGLTGAVGGATGGGGGPLAPVTGLLGGLTGAVGGATGGGGGPLAPVTGLLGGLTGAVGGATGGGGGPLAPVTGLLGGLTGAVGGATGSAGGPLAPVTGLLGGLTGAVGGATGSAGGPLAPVTGLLGGLTGAVGGATGSAGGPLAPVTGLLSGVTGAAGGATGAGGGILAPVTGLLGSVTGAAGGTTGAGASPLAPVTNLVSGLTGGKTTTGTGSNPLAPVTGLLSGLLGGTGKK from the coding sequence ATGAATACATCGCAAAAAACTGGGCTGGTTGCAGCCTCATTGCTGTTAACAAGTTTGCTGGCAGGTTGCGCCGGCGGCGGCGACCTCGGGAAAACACTGGGTTCAGGGTCGGGCGCTACCCAGGGAGCTGGCGGCATTGGCGGCGGCGCGGGAGTTGGTACTGGCGGGGGAACTGGTTCTGACGGTGGCGGTTCCGGTGGTGGGACTGGCGGCTCCGGCTCCGGCGACGGTTCAGGCGGCGGTGGCGGTGGAACAGGTGGCGGTGGAACAGGTGGTGGTGGAACAGGTGGTGGTGGAACAGGTGGTGGTGGAACAGGTGGTGGTGGAACAGGTGGTGGTGGAACAGGTGGTGGTGGAACAGGTGGTGGTAGCGCCTCCGCCGATTTCCTGTCAAAAGTCGGCACTACGGTATCCGGCACTGGCGCTGCAGTTGATGCGATCGGCAATACGGTAATTAACAACGTGCCGCTGCTTTCGACGCAATCCAAGGGGGGCTTGGCTAGCGTGGTTGATAGCGGCAGTGGCATTGTCAGCACGTTGGGCGCTGGCATTACTAACGGTTTGGGCCAGATCGGCACTAATCCGAATTCGCTGGGCACCACAGTCGGTAGCGCCGGCGGTGTCGTCACCCAAGCTGGCAATGCTGTACAAGGCGTGGGGCAAGTGGTTGCAGGGCTGGGAACCGGGCCGTTGGCGCCATTGGGAGCAGTGACTACGCCGGTGGGCAATCTGGTTACGCAGGTGGGTGCTACCGTTTCCGGATTGGGTGCTCCTGTAACAGCGCTGTTGACCACAGGGCCTGTACAGCAAGTCACTCAAACGGTCAGCCAGGCAATCGTTCCGTTGACCAGCACTGTGACCACTCTGACTCAGACCGTTGGGAACGCGACCGGCCTGAACCAACCAGTGAACTCCTTGCTGGTGGCCTTGGGCGGCACTGCCACTACACTGGGCAATACCGTGACCGGCGCAAAAGTTCCTGGCGTCAGCAGTCTGGGCGGCGTAGCCAGCGATGCGGGCGGAACAGTTGCTGGTCTTGGCACCAACGCACTGGTCGGCACTGGCCAGCCTTTGCTAGGTAACAAGACAGGCGGTTTGTTGCAACCGTTGAATAACGTGCTAAGCGGCGTAGTTGGTGGTATCGGCGGCGCAGCAGGTGGTAGCGGTGGCCCGCTGGCTCCTGTCACTGGTTTGTTGAGTGGCTTGACCGGCGCTGTCGGTGGCGCAACTGGCGGTGGTGGCGGTCCATTGGCCCCAGTAACTGGTTTGCTTGGCGGCCTGACTGGCGCTGTCGGTGGCGCAACTGGCGGTGGTGGCGGTCCATTGGCCCCAGTAACTGGTTTGCTTGGTGGCCTGACTGGCGCTGTCGGTGGCGCAACTGGCGGTGGTGGCGGTCCATTGGCCCCAGTAACTGGTTTGCTTGGTGGCCTGACTGGCGCTGTCGGTGGCGCAACTGGCAGTGCAGGCGGGCCTTTGGCTCCAGTAACTGGTTTGCTTGGTGGCCTGACTGGCGCTGTCGGTGGCGCAACTGGCAGTGCAGGCGGGCCTTTGGCTCCAGTAACTGGTTTGCTTGGTGGCCTGACTGGCGCTGTCGGTGGCGCAACTGGCAGTGCAGGCGGGCCTTTGGCTCCAGTGACTGGGTTGTTGAGCGGTGTGACTGGTGCTGCCGGTGGTGCTACGGGCGCAGGTGGCGGCATACTGGCTCCGGTGACAGGTTTGTTGGGCAGCGTGACCGGCGCAGCCGGCGGTACAACTGGCGCGGGCGCCAGCCCATTGGCGCCGGTTACCAATCTGGTGTCTGGCCTGACTGGGGGTAAAACCACCACAGGGACTGGCAGCAATCCGCTGGCTCCGGTGACAGGTTTGCTCAGTGGCTTGTTGGGCGGAACTGGTAAGAAATAA
- a CDS encoding transposase codes for MKRSPFSSDQIAAALKQEELGMPLADVIKQAGITERTFLNWKRQYGGMPDYPQDLKCLQEENAKLKQIVAELTLENSRLQDALEDKRSKHEHYSSSN; via the coding sequence ATGAAGCGCTCGCCATTCTCCAGCGACCAGATCGCTGCGGCCCTGAAGCAGGAAGAGCTCGGCATGCCATTGGCCGATGTGATCAAGCAAGCCGGAATTACTGAGCGCACCTTTCTCAACTGGAAGAGGCAATACGGCGGCATGCCAGACTATCCGCAAGACTTAAAATGCCTGCAGGAGGAGAACGCCAAGCTGAAACAGATTGTGGCCGAACTGACATTGGAGAACTCTCGCTTGCAAGACGCACTGGAAGACAAGAGGAGCAAACATGAGCATTACAGCTCATCAAATTGA